TACGGTAACACGCTACGTTTCGCTGAAAAACCATGCTTCTGCATTTTGTttgttctctctttttctctccctCTGAACTCCTAAATGTTTCTGTGGGGGAGGTTTGAATGAATGTGATATGTTATTATTGATCAGAGTTGAATTGCCTTTGCGAccctttatttatctttttctcagTGCTATGCATGTAACAATTGTCAAggctataattatttttgtttagatgGAGGATATGAAATCATATTCATGATTCCGAAAGGAACATAGTTAAGAATAAGATTATGATGATGTTATTTAGGTTGTGCTTAAGTTAATGTCTCATCTGTTGGTTGTGAAAATAGAATTTTTCAATATAAGCCATCCATCACGTACTTGTGTGGCGCTGCCTTAAATTACAACACTGATCCCTGATCTGAAAATAATGGTCAGCCGTTGTCACAACTCATTTCACACCTACAATATTATGGGTAATAAGAATGAAGTATAGGAGAATtatggtattttaaaattataaattaattattttgttgctAAATCTTTTCTTCATTGCTATCCTCTTACCTCTATTTTCTCTGGTGTTCATTCTATCTTAAATCAAAATGTGAAATATTATATCAGAATCAATACctataaacttataattttaaaattttaaattacaagtGTTAATCTCTTGTACTTTTTGTCATTTAGTCATATACTATTGAAGGtaattatgagaaaaataaataaatgttttaaaactttactaattttgaaagtttaggtaattttaatttttttatgaaaaaattcttcaatttaaaatatttttattttcggGTAAATTATTATGTCGTTTATTCTGTCGTCAACTatctattattattgtttttctatCTAACTCATAACTCATATCGATTGGtgtttttttcaatattttcactaatttgactAATAAGTTTGAGGAAAGTATACGGAGAAACAACAAGTTAATCGATCACTTGAAAAccaaagggttaaatatgtttttagtccctatactttggggcgattttggttttaatccctctttcaaactaaagtacaatttagtctttcaactttagaaaactctggttttagtcccttttaccaaatttttgaaacaacaaataaagttaaaaaactttggtaaaaaggactaaaaccagagttttctaaagttgaaggactaaattgtaccttagtttgaaagagggactaaaaccaaaatcgttccaaagtacagggactaaaaacatatttaacccaaaaccaaataaagATAACGATAATtcggataaaaaaaatattatgagtaATTAGTATATCAAattcttttatcaaaatattcaattgaaaataccttaattaattataaagtacttaaaacttaaatagatatttttgttataaaaaataaaataagtaatatgGAGTAATTATAGAAATTATCACGATAATATTCATGGAAGttattataatcaattttgtatttaaattgtcaattatcatcttttaatttaacttatatttaaaatgattaaaacatatagaatataaaattataataaacattcatatttttcattcttattacaataaaaaaaatcttattttaaaaactttaattttattgattttatttttattttattaatggtGAAAATAATTGAGCATGCATCTTATACATAGAACTTGTCTCGTAATATGAATTAACCTCAAGTGATTACCCTTTTGTATTTTgctcttaaaatttaaaattctttaaatttaattgtatagttataatttttttacacatattaacattaatttccTCTTGATGAATACGTGACAAGATAGTAAATAACATGCTCAATTATTTTAACAGAGTCCAacgtaattaataaaattaaaatttttatactaagactattgttttattattctaaaaataaaatatattaaatacttgTTAtactgaattaaaaataatatatatagttaaccTTGGCATGGGACACTCATATTTGCACTAGTCCTCAAATCAGTGTAAGTACGATTATTTTGGATAAAGGTGCATTATACATGTCTTCTCATAATAAAGGTTGATGAGAAAAACTAACTTTACTAAATGAGCAGCACGTTAGTCAATGGTTATCGTACGGAATGAGTTCATCTTCCCTACGGACCCAAcgactaaattaaaacataacaacaattaataataataataataattttacaacaCACTGCAAAAGAATGTACTCCATTTTGCCATATTATAATTCAAAACTAACTATTCtatttattataagtatttCGTTATACAAAAAGAAACCcctaacatatataaatatacactTTATGTTAcacatttttataaactaaattgatAGAAGAAGTAAATTTATCCaaagtcttattattttctgCAAAGTTCCTGTTTTAAATTGTTGTATTAACTTACAGTTTTTATTACTCAATTTGTAAAATTTGAGACAGGTGTGCAGTCTTAGGAAAATAATATACAATGTCATCTTTTTTAGCGAcataaatagtttttctttttctcgtaaaaaattacatgtatgttttttctttcttaaaagcATAGGAAGATGAGAAAATCTTAGAATAGATATGTGTATACTGCTTATAGATTTAGATAGAGTTATAACTAATTCGgttataattttgatgtataaatatttgcattTGTATTATACAGAATTGAGATAATACACAAACTATTTTTTGTCTTCGTGTTTTTCTCTCTATTGCAATCTCAATACTTGGTTTGAATGATGATTCACATTATTtaagatggtatcagagctcttcAATTGAGGAGTTCTGTTGTGCCTCTTATCTTCATTTGATACTTTCCCCTTCTTGATTTCTTTGCGTTTTTTTTACCAAACCAACTCATGGCTATTATTGATCATTACCACACGGTTGAAAATTGTTACAAAAAGAATGACTATCCATGAGGAAGGGATAAGAGGCTATTCATCAAATAGAGGAGGCTTTGGCAGAAGATCAAATTCAGGTTCATACAACTCAAAAGGTTTGCACTTTTTGCAATATCACTGGACACATGGTTGATGAATGCTTTAAGAAGCATGGTTACCTTCCTGGGCATAAATTGTGTCTGTCTTGTATAAAAGATTGATTGTCAAGAAATATTATTTGACAATTATGGGTTTTGGTAAGCTTGGAAATAGATATaagattgaaattaaattgtggAAGATATAGGACATTTCCAGAATATAAGGCTATGGTTTGTTGTTCATTTGGTAGTTTAACTCTAATGAGATTAATAGCCTTATAGGATGAATATAGATGTAAGGAAGAAGATACATGGTCTATAGCATGAGAAATTGGTAGCACATTACCTATAAAAGAAGTATTTGGAGAGAAAGTTGTACCAGTTTGATTGATGTGAGAAGTAGTTGTAGAGGATCCCAATTGTGTTTGTTGTTGCAGCAGGGCTATCAAATGTTGATATTGCTGAGGAGTGATTTTTAACTCATTCGAGTAAGATACTTGGGCAGGAGGGTAACCATGTTTCTTAAAGCATTCATCAATAATGTGTCCAGTGATATTACAAAAAATGCAAACCCGTATGAACCTGAATTTGATCTTCTGTCAAAGCCTCCTCTGTTTGATGAATAGCCTTGACCTCCTCTTATCCCTTTGTTGTAGGAGAATCCTGAAGATCTTGATGGATAGTCATTCTTTTTGTAAGAATTTTCAGGCATGTGGTAACGATCAATGACAACCATGAGTTGATCTGGTCAAAAAACGTACAGGAATCAAGAACGGGTAAGAAACGAATGAAGATCAGAGGCACGTCAGAACTCTTCAATTGAAAAGCTCCGATACCATCTTAAATAATGAGAATCGTCATTGAAACCAAGCATTGAGATTGCAATATAAAGAAGaaagacaacaaaaataatcTATGTATTATCTGAATTCTGCATAATGcagatataaatatttatatatcaagatTATAACGGAATATAACGGAATTAGTTATAACTCTATTTAATCTATCAGTAATATACtcagaataataacaaacaagatTTTAAAACCtgacaaaatattaaaacttaacatatattaaataaatcttaATGGATATTAAATAAATCCTACCAAATTAGCTGCAGAAACAGATCAGATCATGGTCATCCCTGCATTAAAAAAACCTGCATCATTTACTCCTacttttaactatattttacGTTAATTTTTGCGAGTACTAATCTTATAAAAAGTCACAAGTCTGAGATTTATCAGGAGATTCAACAACAAGATAATGGAGTTTAACCTAAAAAAggatttaattaagttttcataaaaagttataaaaattatgagaaagaaatttacatttaaaattataaatttataggtcttttcttataaaatattaaagttctcaataaataaaataaaagcaattttCAGAAATTCAGTTTACGAAGAAAATTTTTAGTTcgatagaaatgaaaaagtgacGATCACGTCAGTGGAATATTGATCCACCAATCTAAGACTTTTGGGTTCCGACCTGGCATCTAACTCACTTTTGTAAATCTTCTGGTCAGATTAACAGCAACTTAGATGATCAAAATTTCCATTTTCAGATTTCAAGAGTGCATGTTAATTATGGTCGATCATTTAAGTTCACTGGTGCATCACATGTTATCAAGTGGCAATGATTTCAAgcataataactaaaaaaaaaaaagtagtataTCCCAATTGAGAGATTGATTAATACAGgtaaatatatgtaattaagaAAGACTGTAATAAGGCAGTCATATGATTCTTACACCATGAAATGATCTAAATCTAGATGCAGGAGACAAAGAACATGGAATCTGAAACCACTGTTTGTGTAGCTACAAAccacaaggaaaacaaaaatcttaattataattagtcTTTACAAACAAATGAATCAGTCGTGAGAAGGTGTCAATACATTAACCATAACCTGCATGACCCTCACTCTCGTTTGTAAGGACAATATGTAATTAGCAGTTTCTCTGAAGAGTCCATCCAACCCCAAAGAATGAGAGTTAGGGACAAGGGTCTTCAATGTTCTCACGCGTCTCCGAATCCCATTTGATCCTCTTCTACAACCACCCCTTCTCTTCATCAAAACCCTCCTAGTTGGCCTCCTAACACCCTTCTTTTTGGTTCTCAAACACCCGTATGATGAATTCCTGTTTGCTTCAAGCAGATCCTTCAAAGAGAGGGAGACAAGAGAAGGGTGTGAAGAAATTCCCATGATGAAAACACAAGAGATGGTATGTGGTGTGTGGTATAATAGAATAGCATAACCAAGACagcataatttatatatatgatggGGTTGATTTGAATTAAGGATTAGAAGGTGGGGGCCACAGTACAATTTGGAAGGAGGGTTCCAAGGGAATGGGAGAGAGACAGGTGTACCTAAGTGTGTGTTGCTTGTTGCTTTGGGCATGTTCTCCAACCCAATGCACATGCATCCACATGATTCTTCTTCACAACACCCAACCTCTCTCTAAACCACCACCTTTCATCACACACACACCTCCACCTAGTAAGACCACCCTGGATTATTCCTCTCCCACTTTCCAAATTCAATGCACTCACCATTTCAATCGCCTCCTTCCAGCTCAATCAACGTGGCATTCCACATATACAAACTCTTCCCTTCATTATATTCACTACCTGCTGCTTCAAAGGAAACCATGTTACTACTCACTCAAACATTAAACTATTACACGACTATTATTTGTCACTGCTTCTCTTAACAAAAAGTCGACCATTTGGATCACAATGTTGGGATAAGATTCATAACCTCTCAGATTCATGAATTTAATCACTCTTCAAAACAACCACCACCTTCTCCTATACGtgtctatcccttatctttccATCCACAAAAACGATACATTGTACTTAGTACTTACACATATACGATGTTAGATGAGATCCGACAAACATTCCTCCTTTCCCTTTAACTTTGAATCTTCTCCGAGCCATGAAGGTGCAGTTCATATGCCTCTCCCCTAAAACATGAAGCCTCACGAAACTACAAACAAATCAAGGACTTAAATAACAATCACATTCATGCATGAGAGTCTCTTCCATGTGGATGATAAAAGCTAAAGCTCCATGCGTGATATATGTAGAAATTTAGAAAAGATATTCATGTATTGTACGAGAGGTAAGATGAATCTATAATTTGCCACAcatctattttcatttatgttcAAAATTAAGTGATACTAAATCTTCATAGCTAGATTCTGTGGTCCTCAATTTAAATCTTAATGAGATTGTTGGAATCA
This genomic interval from Vigna radiata var. radiata cultivar VC1973A chromosome 8, Vradiata_ver6, whole genome shotgun sequence contains the following:
- the LOC111242319 gene encoding transcription factor UPBEAT1, with the protein product MGISSHPSLVSLSLKDLLEANRNSSYGCLRTKKKGVRRPTRRVLMKRRGGCRRGSNGIRRRVRTLKTLVPNSHSLGLDGLFRETANYILSLQTRVRVMQVMVNVLTPSHD